A part of Vigna radiata var. radiata cultivar VC1973A chromosome 11, Vradiata_ver6, whole genome shotgun sequence genomic DNA contains:
- the LOC106777881 gene encoding plant intracellular Ras-group-related LRR protein 4 encodes MESWTSVDGVVEEIMRIHRSLPPRPSIEEVEVARGLIVNVEKEDQARLEAIARQSKGVDVPEELFMVLQEMQRNVVYYQSKEQKREALKLLDLDNVHSLFDELIQRASKCVSSPSAPASRKTSYSNGPVSSVSTNLSMNSVSASVSVGGFDKPSPVPAATAATSKMFHPDKERPELVTRDDSYVKKVKSSFYSNGYGVEPTIPSKASILNPSLKPTAPAGQDGDKLSLIKLASLIEVSAKKGTRDLNLQNKLADQVDWLPDSIGKLSSLVTLDLSENRIMALPATIGGLSSLTRLDLHSNKISELPDSVGNLLSLVYLDLRGNQLTLLPASFTRLIRLEELDLSSNQISALPDTLGSLVRLKVLNVETNDVEELPHSVGNCSSLRELRLDYNRLKALPEAVGKIQSLEILSVRYNNIKQLPTTMSSLTNLKELNVSFNELESVPESLCFATSLVKMNIGNNFADMRYLPRSIGNLEMLEELDISNNQIRVLPDSFRMLTRLRILRAEENPLEVPPRDIAEKGAQAVVQYMAELVEKREKKDIKSQPLKQKKSWAQMCFFSKSNKRKRDGVDYVKT; translated from the exons ATGGAAAGTTGGACGTCGGTGGATGGGGTGGTGGAGGAGATTATGAGGATTCACAGATCTCTGCCGCCGCGTCCTTCGATTGAAGAGGTGGAGGTGGCCAGAGGTTTGATCGTCAATGTCGAGAAGGAAGACCAGGCCAGGCTTGAGGCCATAGCGCGACAGAGCAAGGGTGTGGATGTGCCCGAAGAGCTCTTTATGGTGCTCCAAGAGATGCAGAGGAACGTCGTGTATTACCAGAGCAAGGAGCAGAAGAGGGAGGCTCTCAAACTTCTCGATCTCGACAACGTTCATTCTCTGTTCGATGAATTGATTCAGAGAGCTTCTAAGTGCGTTTCATCTCCCTCTGCACCTGCTTCTCGCAAAACATCCTACTCTAACGGTCCCGTTTCCTCGGTTTCCACGAATTTGTCCATGAATTCTGTTTCTGCTTCGGTTTCCGTTGGTGGTTTTGATAAGCCCTCACCTGTACCTGCTGCCACTGCTGCTACTTCTAAAATGTTCCACCCGGATAAAGAACGTCCTGAATTGGTCACGCGGGATGACAGTTATGTCAAGAAGGTCAAATCCTCGTTTTACTCCAATGGGTATGGAGTTGAACCCACTATCCCTTCCAAAGCCAGTATATTGAATCCATCGTTAAAACCCACAGCTCCCGCAG GTCAAGATGGGGATAAGTTGAGTTTGATAAAGCTTGCTAGCTTAATCGAAGTGTCTGCGAAGAAAGGGACTCGTGATCTCAATCTGCAGAACAAGTTGGCGGACCAGGTTGATTGGCTGCCTGATTCGATAGGGAAGTTGTCGAGTTTGGTTACTCTTGATTTGTCAGAGAATCGGATTATGGCCCTACCTGCTACGATTGGAGGGCTTTCATCATTGACCAGATTGGACTTGCATTCCAATAAAATCTCTGAGCTTCCTGATTCTGTTGGAAATCTTCTCAGTCTGGTTTATCTTGATCTGCGGGGAAACCAATTAACTCTTCTGCCTGCATCTTTTACCAGGTTGATACGTCTGGAGGAGCTTGATTTGAGTTCAAATCAGATTTCAGCGCTTCCCGATACTCTAGGGTCGCTTGTTAGACTAAAAGTATTGAATGTGGAAACGAATGATGTAGAGGAACTTCCTCACTCTGTTGGTAATTGTTCTTCCCTTAGGGAGCTTCGCCTTGACTATAACCGACTTAAGGCCCTGCCTGAAGCTGTTGGAAAGATTCAGAGCCTCGAGATTTTGTCTGTGCGGTACAATAACATCAAACAACTACCTACGACAATGTCATCTCTAACAAACCTTAAGGAACTTAATGTGAGTTTCAATGAGCTCGAGTCTGTGCCCGAGAGCCTGTGTTTTGCCACCTCGCTTGTCAAGATGAACATAGGCAACAATTTTGCTGACATGAGATACTTACCGAGATCCATTGGGAATCTTGAAATGCTTGAGGAATTGGATATCAGCAATAATCAGATACGTGTGCTTCCTGACTCGTTTAGGATGCTCACTCGACTTCGCATCCTGCGAGCAGAAGAGAATCCTCTTGAAGTTCCACCGAGAGATATAGCTGAGAAGGGAGCTCAG GCTGTTGTTCAATACATGGCTGAGCTTGTTGAGAAGAGGGAAAAGAAAGATATTAAATCACAGCCTCTTAAGCAGAAAAAGAGTTGGGCTCAGATGTGCTTCTTTTCAAAGTCTAACAAGAGAAAGCGTGACGGGGTTGATTATGTGAAAACCTGA